A genomic region of Ehrlichia japonica contains the following coding sequences:
- a CDS encoding DUF2793 domain-containing protein, which yields MTTQSINLKFDLVIHNQAHKEITVNEALIKIDMLMNNCILELQCNTPIKEISSGDMYIIGPVPTIQEWKNKQNYVTYYYINQWYFIQPNTGLTLWVKSKNQLYTYSNGQWISKL from the coding sequence ATGACGACACAGTCCATCAATCTTAAATTCGATCTAGTCATACATAATCAAGCACACAAAGAAATCACTGTAAATGAAGCTTTGATAAAAATAGATATGCTTATGAACAACTGTATTTTAGAATTACAATGTAATACCCCGATAAAAGAAATATCTTCTGGAGATATGTACATCATTGGACCTGTACCAACAATTCAAGAATGGAAAAATAAACAAAATTATGTAACATATTACTATATTAACCAATGGTATTTCATACAACCAAATACAGGCTTAACCTTATGGGTAAAAAGTAAAAATCAGCTTTACACATATAGCAATGGACAATGGATATCTAAGTTATAG
- a CDS encoding SurA N-terminal domain-containing protein codes for MKSKAFFVKPLLIILVCSLVFIAFGASFFPGSFTNEKYIAKIGHEKLSLQDYTNAYHDELRYIQHILNRALTEEEIAQFNIKLSTLNKLIEKKVLTKFADSLNLKVGEKSILNHIKSIKFFQDENGNFDKTKFNTGLSNAGLTERLYISKLEKAFPITMLMSCLFSGTQNTYIQYHQELIKQILQNLHQARTIDVIEISPTINNISVPNIDELRKLYEEKRKDSNFMFPENRVIEYVTINYETFINQTNVAPEEIDNEIKVQELDEQRDILNLVFSTKNEAEIALKELNEGTDFNSVVTNIAHTTLDDITLHNIVKNTLPDDIRNQVFSLKEGEISPILHSMFGWHIIKIQNIHKISTKDLEELSKKIEQDLKKKKAADLLYKEIQVINDNINSGTSIKEIAELYNLSIKTVNTDISGKDPSDHKIKMSETNYDAIILAAFSAQLNKPSNFIYNDDYFFSVNVTKIEPSREKTFDESKEQLVYEWQHNLKAQKLSKLTQEVIIKLKSGIDIHNIDGVSLSPNQIVYRNSVAAIDNPGQNYPSDFINEIFHLKKGEISKSYQHDTSSEQKMLIAVLKDIKNTDQVSNIDFKNIQEKIANDNLESLKNQLITHLIKKYSVKVNQSLIDNVR; via the coding sequence ATGAAATCCAAAGCCTTTTTCGTAAAGCCATTGCTTATAATTTTAGTATGCTCTTTAGTATTTATAGCATTTGGAGCATCTTTCTTTCCTGGTAGTTTTACTAACGAAAAATACATTGCAAAAATTGGACACGAAAAATTATCATTACAAGACTACACAAATGCGTATCACGATGAATTAAGATATATACAGCATATACTAAATCGTGCATTAACAGAAGAAGAAATTGCCCAATTCAATATTAAGCTCTCTACATTAAACAAGCTAATCGAAAAGAAAGTCCTTACAAAATTTGCTGATTCATTAAACCTTAAAGTAGGAGAAAAAAGCATATTAAATCATATTAAAAGCATAAAGTTTTTTCAAGACGAAAATGGAAACTTTGATAAAACAAAGTTTAACACAGGACTATCAAATGCAGGACTTACAGAAAGGTTATATATAAGCAAATTAGAAAAAGCATTCCCTATAACTATGCTGATGAGTTGTTTATTTAGTGGTACACAAAATACCTATATTCAATATCATCAAGAACTAATAAAGCAAATTCTACAAAATTTACATCAAGCACGCACTATAGATGTTATAGAGATATCACCTACAATTAACAACATTTCTGTTCCAAATATTGATGAATTAAGGAAATTATATGAAGAAAAGCGAAAAGATAGTAATTTCATGTTTCCAGAAAATAGGGTTATAGAATATGTAACAATTAACTATGAAACCTTTATCAATCAAACAAATGTAGCACCAGAGGAAATAGATAATGAAATAAAAGTTCAAGAATTAGATGAACAAAGAGATATATTAAATTTAGTATTCAGTACTAAAAATGAAGCTGAGATTGCTTTGAAAGAACTCAACGAAGGTACAGATTTCAATAGTGTAGTTACAAATATTGCACATACCACACTAGATGATATAACATTACACAACATTGTAAAAAATACACTTCCTGATGATATAAGAAATCAAGTATTTTCTTTAAAAGAAGGAGAAATAAGCCCTATATTACACAGTATGTTTGGATGGCATATTATAAAAATACAAAATATTCACAAAATATCTACTAAAGACTTAGAAGAATTAAGTAAAAAAATTGAACAAGATCTTAAAAAGAAAAAAGCTGCTGATCTATTATATAAAGAAATTCAAGTTATAAATGATAATATTAACAGTGGTACATCCATTAAGGAGATAGCAGAATTGTATAATTTATCTATAAAGACAGTAAATACTGATATCTCAGGTAAAGACCCATCTGATCATAAAATAAAAATGTCAGAGACAAACTATGATGCCATCATTTTAGCCGCATTTTCAGCACAATTAAACAAACCTTCTAACTTTATCTATAATGATGATTATTTCTTTAGTGTAAATGTTACTAAAATAGAACCGTCTCGAGAAAAAACTTTTGATGAAAGTAAAGAACAATTAGTATATGAATGGCAGCATAATTTAAAAGCTCAAAAATTATCTAAGTTAACACAAGAAGTTATTATAAAACTTAAATCAGGTATAGACATACACAATATTGATGGGGTATCATTAAGCCCTAATCAAATAGTTTACAGAAATAGTGTCGCAGCAATAGACAACCCTGGTCAAAATTATCCTAGTGATTTTATAAATGAAATTTTTCATCTAAAAAAAGGGGAAATCAGCAAGAGTTATCAACATGACACATCTTCAGAACAAAAAATGTTAATAGCAGTGTTAAAAGATATAAAAAACACTGATCAAGTGAGTAATATAGATTTCAAGAATATTCAGGAAAAAATTGCAAATGATAATTTAGAATCACTAAAAAATCAGCTAATAACACATTTAATAAAAAAATACTCTGTTAAAGTCAATCAAAGTTTAATTGATAATGTACGATAA
- a CDS encoding ClpXP protease specificity-enhancing factor SspB has product MIRNLFMSNVIEYQKLMHTAICGVIKDALTIVAQSPHSYNIHIAISFLTHYKGVILPDHVKNNYPREITIILQHQFRNLQVFNNSASVVLSFQGKEETVIIPYYSIIKYIDVHQGFALDLEQYTSNNIEELEDCSNDIDNTNEESDKKGNQDNIIFIDTFLKK; this is encoded by the coding sequence ATGATCAGAAATTTATTTATGAGTAATGTAATAGAATATCAAAAACTTATGCACACTGCTATCTGTGGCGTTATCAAGGATGCCTTAACTATTGTAGCACAGTCACCACATTCTTATAATATACACATTGCTATATCCTTTCTAACACATTACAAAGGAGTAATACTACCTGATCATGTAAAAAACAATTACCCACGAGAAATTACTATAATACTACAACATCAATTTAGAAATTTACAAGTATTTAACAACAGTGCTAGTGTAGTGTTGAGTTTTCAAGGTAAAGAAGAAACAGTTATTATCCCATATTACTCTATTATTAAATATATAGATGTCCACCAAGGTTTTGCTCTTGATCTTGAGCAATACACTAGCAATAATATAGAAGAATTAGAAGATTGCAGTAATGATATTGATAATACTAATGAAGAGAGTGATAAAAAAGGCAATCAGGATAATATTATCTTTATCGATACATTTTTAAAAAAATAA
- the coaD gene encoding pantetheine-phosphate adenylyltransferase: MKVGVYPGTFDPITFGHIDIIKRAYNLVDKLIIGVARNCTKKTIFSAEIRAELIQHEIKLLGMTVDTVIFDGLLVYFAERNNASIIIRGLRAISDFDYEFQMSWVNYKLTSQIETIFLPASEDTQFISSSFVKEIARLNGDISAFVPINVQKCLKDFYQKAN; the protein is encoded by the coding sequence GTGAAGGTAGGTGTATATCCTGGTACTTTTGATCCCATTACTTTTGGTCATATTGATATTATCAAGCGAGCCTATAACTTAGTTGATAAGTTAATTATAGGAGTTGCTAGGAATTGCACAAAAAAGACTATTTTTTCTGCTGAAATTCGTGCAGAATTGATACAGCATGAGATAAAATTACTAGGTATGACAGTAGATACTGTGATTTTTGATGGATTATTAGTATATTTTGCTGAGAGAAACAATGCATCTATTATTATCAGAGGATTGCGAGCTATATCTGATTTTGATTATGAATTTCAAATGAGTTGGGTGAATTATAAGCTTACTTCTCAAATTGAAACTATATTTTTACCAGCTTCAGAAGATACCCAATTTATTTCTTCAAGTTTTGTAAAAGAGATAGCACGTTTAAATGGAGATATTAGTGCTTTTGTACCTATAAATGTACAAAAATGTTTAAAAGATTTCTATCAAAAGGCTAATTGA
- a CDS encoding glutamine amidotransferase — MRYFILMLFFLLSISAIALETVPNKMVVGFVRTEKETYPEEWTFSNNIAEMLEKLGAEVILFDYNTILDFKKIKNESLEESKNDISLLEQVEANKIQDAVHNFIKQHKINRIFIPGNYYNVDTEPYPPTPNRQLVTNAIVKIVESNPNIHLIGVCGGLQGIMHAVGVEVIRVKTIIASKEAVAAHSISMPDPHRKDVGLHRLRVVPGSRLSSIISKYTKPDDNGWISIYFPDAHGGVINNSQENIQKIESLGYKIVGFSDDGIIEAVEDKHGNILFQDHPEALAINAIKGSEEDIKDDNDARRRQATLSAIAIINDFLYRH; from the coding sequence ATGCGTTATTTCATATTAATGTTATTCTTTCTATTGTCCATATCAGCAATTGCATTAGAAACAGTCCCAAATAAAATGGTTGTTGGTTTTGTACGCACAGAAAAAGAAACCTACCCTGAAGAATGGACGTTTTCAAACAACATTGCTGAAATGCTGGAAAAATTAGGGGCAGAAGTTATACTATTTGATTACAATACAATATTAGATTTTAAAAAAATAAAAAATGAGTCTTTAGAAGAGTCTAAAAATGATATTTCCCTTTTAGAACAAGTAGAAGCCAATAAAATTCAGGATGCAGTTCACAATTTCATTAAACAACATAAAATTAATAGAATATTTATTCCTGGAAATTACTATAACGTAGATACTGAGCCTTATCCACCAACTCCAAACAGACAACTTGTAACTAATGCAATTGTAAAAATTGTAGAAAGCAACCCAAATATCCATTTAATAGGAGTATGCGGAGGGCTACAAGGTATAATGCACGCAGTTGGAGTAGAAGTTATCAGAGTAAAAACAATAATTGCATCTAAAGAGGCTGTAGCTGCACATTCTATTTCAATGCCAGATCCACATAGAAAAGATGTAGGACTTCATAGATTGCGAGTTGTACCTGGAAGTAGATTATCAAGTATCATTTCTAAATATACCAAGCCAGACGATAATGGATGGATTTCAATATATTTTCCAGATGCACATGGAGGAGTAATAAATAATAGCCAAGAAAATATACAAAAAATAGAATCTCTTGGATACAAGATAGTAGGGTTTTCTGATGATGGCATCATTGAAGCAGTTGAAGATAAACACGGAAATATTTTATTTCAAGATCATCCAGAAGCCTTAGCAATTAATGCAATAAAAGGATCTGAAGAAGACATTAAGGATGATAATGATGCAAGAAGACGTCAAGCAACTTTGTCAGCAATTGCTATTATCAATGATTTTCTCTACAGACACTAA
- the proS gene encoding proline--tRNA ligase — translation MRLSNYYVPTLKETSSDISVISHQYSIRAGLIRQIASGIYTWLPLGLKILKNIENIIREEMNKSGALEILMPLIQPASLWKESGRYDDYGSEMLRITDRNQRDMLFGPTHEEVITDILRTTPISHRNLPLILYQIQWKFRDELRPRYGIMRCREFLMKDAYSFDKDLNSAISSYNLMFKVYIQIFKKLGLTPIAVKADPGPVGGTLSHEFHVLANSGESTLYYDQDIIELMNSDSIDVEKIKNTYTAADDMTDPKTSPIPLDKIKISKGIEIGHIFYLGDKYSKPMNANFCDNNNNKPLQMGCYGIGVSRLVAAIIEVFHDNRGIIWPEQIAPFKFSLVNLYSSNDKCRKVSENLHIQLHDDILYDDTDDSPGIKLARTDLLGMPWQIIVGKSTVEQDLIEVRNRSTKDTFLISMEQFLKKFKK, via the coding sequence ATGCGTTTATCAAACTATTATGTACCTACATTAAAAGAAACATCATCTGATATATCAGTGATATCACATCAATATTCGATACGCGCAGGACTTATCAGGCAAATTGCTTCTGGTATATACACTTGGCTCCCATTAGGTTTAAAGATACTAAAAAACATTGAAAATATTATCAGAGAAGAAATGAATAAGTCAGGAGCTCTAGAAATATTAATGCCATTAATACAACCAGCAAGTCTATGGAAAGAGTCAGGAAGATATGATGATTATGGATCTGAAATGTTACGTATTACAGATAGAAATCAACGAGACATGCTCTTTGGACCAACTCATGAGGAAGTGATTACTGACATCTTAAGAACAACACCGATAAGTCATAGGAACCTACCACTAATTTTATATCAAATACAATGGAAATTTCGCGATGAGTTACGTCCAAGATATGGTATAATGAGATGTAGAGAATTTTTAATGAAAGATGCATATAGTTTTGATAAAGATTTAAATAGTGCTATTTCATCCTATAACTTAATGTTTAAGGTTTATATACAAATTTTTAAAAAGCTAGGTTTAACCCCAATAGCAGTTAAAGCAGATCCAGGTCCTGTAGGAGGAACCTTAAGTCATGAATTTCATGTATTAGCAAATTCCGGAGAGAGTACTTTATACTATGATCAAGATATTATTGAGCTAATGAATAGTGATAGTATTGATGTCGAAAAAATAAAAAATACTTATACTGCAGCAGATGATATGACTGATCCTAAAACTTCTCCTATTCCACTAGATAAAATAAAAATAAGCAAAGGGATAGAGATAGGTCATATTTTTTATCTAGGAGATAAATATTCAAAACCAATGAATGCCAATTTTTGTGATAACAACAATAACAAACCCTTACAAATGGGATGTTATGGTATAGGCGTATCAAGGTTAGTAGCAGCAATAATTGAGGTATTTCATGATAATAGAGGTATTATCTGGCCAGAACAAATAGCTCCATTTAAGTTTTCCTTAGTAAATTTATATTCATCAAATGATAAATGTAGAAAAGTTTCCGAAAACCTACATATACAGCTACATGATGATATTTTATACGATGATACAGATGATAGCCCTGGCATTAAATTAGCAAGAACAGATCTACTAGGTATGCCCTGGCAAATTATAGTTGGAAAATCAACAGTAGAACAAGATCTCATTGAAGTAAGAAATAGATCAACAAAAGATACATTTTTAATTTCTATGGAACAATTTTTAAAAAAATTTAAGAAATGA
- the trxB gene encoding thioredoxin-disulfide reductase, whose product MIQTYTTKVLIIGSGAAGCTAAIYAARANLKPILITGMCPGGQLTITTDVENFPGFAHAIQGPDLMEQMKQQALNSGAQVISDEIKEIYSDVYPFKCIGIFGDQYITDSIIIATGAQAKWLNIKSEEMFKGRGVSACATCDGTFFTGSDVAVIGGGNTAVEEALYLTRHATKVFLVHRRDKLRAEPIMQERLFSNNKIHVIWDSIVEEILGNKESGNVEAIRLKSVKTGDITIISVKGVFIAIGHTPNTQVLKNKDNSNIVDLDNEGYIITKPGSTVTSYPGIFAAGDVQDKIYRQAVVAASSGCMAALEAIKFLSEQ is encoded by the coding sequence ATGATACAAACATACACTACAAAAGTCTTAATCATAGGATCTGGAGCAGCAGGATGTACTGCTGCTATATATGCTGCCCGTGCAAATTTAAAACCCATATTAATAACTGGGATGTGTCCCGGAGGACAACTTACAATCACTACAGATGTTGAAAATTTTCCAGGTTTTGCCCATGCAATACAAGGACCAGATTTAATGGAACAAATGAAACAACAAGCCCTTAACTCTGGAGCTCAGGTTATATCCGATGAAATAAAAGAGATATATTCAGATGTGTATCCTTTTAAATGTATAGGAATATTTGGAGATCAATACATAACAGATAGTATTATAATTGCAACAGGAGCCCAAGCAAAATGGCTTAATATAAAAAGCGAAGAAATGTTTAAAGGTAGAGGTGTATCTGCATGCGCTACATGTGATGGAACATTTTTTACTGGTAGTGATGTTGCCGTAATAGGAGGGGGTAATACGGCTGTAGAAGAAGCATTATATCTAACAAGACATGCAACAAAGGTATTTTTAGTTCATAGAAGAGATAAGCTACGAGCTGAACCTATAATGCAAGAAAGATTATTCAGCAATAATAAAATACATGTTATATGGGATAGTATTGTAGAAGAAATATTAGGAAATAAAGAAAGTGGTAATGTAGAAGCTATAAGATTAAAATCTGTAAAAACTGGAGATATCACTATTATTTCTGTAAAAGGAGTATTCATTGCTATAGGGCATACTCCAAACACACAAGTACTTAAAAATAAAGATAACAGTAATATAGTAGATTTAGATAATGAGGGATACATCATTACCAAACCTGGCAGTACAGTAACTAGTTATCCTGGTATTTTTGCTGCAGGTGATGTACAAGATAAAATATATAGACAAGCTGTTGTTGCAGCAAGCTCGGGATGTATGGCTGCGCTGGAAGCTATTAAATTTTTATCAGAACAATAA
- a CDS encoding holo-[acyl-carrier-protein] synthase, with protein sequence MILGIGTDIVYVPRISNLYKKFGTKFLKRVFNEKEIEDSKKYTNFDAQVRHFAKRFAAKEAYVKALGTGFGKSIKMSDIIISNNLYGKPQITINNNSTKHKIELSISDEKDYAIAFIVLYIEL encoded by the coding sequence ATGATACTAGGTATTGGTACAGATATTGTTTATGTCCCACGTATATCGAATTTATATAAAAAATTCGGTACTAAGTTTCTTAAGCGGGTATTCAATGAGAAAGAAATAGAAGATAGTAAAAAATATACAAATTTCGATGCACAAGTAAGACATTTTGCCAAACGTTTTGCAGCAAAAGAAGCCTATGTGAAAGCACTAGGAACAGGTTTTGGTAAATCTATAAAAATGTCAGATATTATAATATCTAATAACTTATATGGAAAACCACAAATTACCATAAACAATAACAGCACAAAACATAAAATTGAGTTATCGATTAGTGATGAAAAGGACTATGCAATCGCCTTTATAGTCCTATATATAGAGTTATAA
- a CDS encoding peroxiredoxin encodes MNLITKQAIDFTAKAVMPDDKICEFNFKEYVSGKCAILIFYPRDFTFVCPTEIISLHNRIPQFMEKNTEIIGISTDSEFCHSHWRNVSVNKGGIDKISFPLIADDSHSISNNYGVLHNNRIALRATFIIDDNFIVRHQSINDLPIGRNVDELLRIIDAIKHHQVHGEVCPAGWIKGEPAMEASQHGIEDYLKSHIDNLEKNTMDK; translated from the coding sequence ATGAATCTCATAACAAAACAAGCCATCGACTTTACAGCAAAAGCCGTTATGCCAGATGACAAAATATGTGAATTTAACTTTAAAGAATATGTTAGTGGTAAATGTGCTATCTTAATCTTCTATCCAAGAGATTTTACGTTTGTGTGCCCTACAGAAATTATATCTTTGCACAACAGGATACCTCAATTTATGGAAAAAAACACTGAAATTATTGGTATCAGTACAGATTCAGAATTTTGTCATAGTCATTGGCGTAATGTTAGCGTAAACAAAGGTGGAATTGATAAGATTAGCTTTCCATTAATTGCAGATGACTCACATTCCATCTCCAACAACTATGGAGTACTACATAATAATCGTATTGCATTAAGAGCAACTTTTATCATTGATGATAACTTTATAGTACGTCATCAATCAATAAATGATCTTCCTATAGGTAGGAATGTAGATGAGCTTTTAAGAATAATAGATGCAATAAAACATCATCAAGTTCATGGAGAAGTGTGTCCAGCTGGATGGATAAAAGGAGAACCAGCAATGGAAGCATCACAACATGGTATTGAAGATTACTTAAAGTCACATATAGATAATCTTGAAAAGAATACTATGGATAAATAA
- a CDS encoding pyridoxal phosphate-dependent aminotransferase produces the protein MSFIAERMKCIKPSPTLEIANQAQKLKMSGVDVISLGAGEPDFDTPQHIKQAAIDAINSGKTKYTAVDGVIELKKAIISRFKQDHNLTYNVNQISVGNGAKQCIYNLFMATINSGDEVIIPAPYWVSYPDMVKISGGSPIIVDCGEAFKLTPDLLESVITEKTKWLILNSPNNPTGLVYTCEELKGIAEVLLRYPNICVMTDDIYSKIVYDDLEFFTIAQVEPRLYDRIFTVNGVSKSYAMTGWRIGYVAGDSKVINAISVIQSQSTTNPNSIAQVASIQALTGDQEFLKERNKVFSARRNMMIDMVNNTPLLSVRNPQGAFYVFISCKKLIGKSTRNGLIINSAMDFTRYLLEDYNVAVVPGEAFGAQEFFRISYAASNKNLSEACNRILDACNKLL, from the coding sequence ATGTCGTTTATAGCTGAAAGGATGAAATGTATTAAACCTTCTCCAACACTTGAAATTGCAAATCAAGCTCAAAAATTGAAAATGTCGGGAGTAGATGTCATTTCTTTAGGTGCTGGTGAACCTGATTTTGATACTCCGCAACATATTAAGCAAGCAGCTATTGATGCAATTAATTCTGGTAAGACTAAATATACAGCAGTTGATGGGGTTATCGAACTAAAAAAGGCAATTATTAGTCGTTTTAAACAGGATCATAATTTAACTTACAATGTCAATCAAATTTCTGTTGGAAATGGTGCAAAGCAATGTATTTATAATTTATTTATGGCCACTATAAATAGTGGTGATGAAGTGATAATACCAGCTCCATATTGGGTGTCTTATCCAGATATGGTGAAAATTTCTGGGGGAAGTCCTATTATTGTTGATTGTGGTGAAGCATTTAAATTAACTCCTGATTTGTTGGAGTCTGTGATTACTGAAAAAACTAAATGGTTAATTCTGAATTCTCCAAATAATCCTACAGGATTGGTGTATACATGTGAAGAATTGAAAGGGATTGCTGAAGTTTTATTGAGATATCCAAATATTTGTGTGATGACTGATGATATATATTCAAAGATAGTATATGATGATCTTGAATTTTTTACCATTGCTCAAGTAGAACCACGTTTATACGATAGAATCTTTACAGTCAATGGGGTCTCTAAGTCCTATGCCATGACTGGATGGAGAATAGGGTATGTAGCTGGGGATTCAAAAGTTATTAATGCAATTTCTGTTATACAATCGCAAAGTACAACTAATCCTAATAGTATTGCACAAGTTGCATCAATACAGGCTTTAACTGGGGATCAAGAATTTTTAAAGGAAAGAAATAAAGTATTTTCAGCACGTCGTAATATGATGATAGATATGGTAAATAATACTCCATTATTATCTGTCAGAAATCCTCAAGGTGCGTTTTATGTGTTCATTTCCTGTAAAAAATTAATAGGTAAAAGTACAAGGAATGGTTTAATTATAAATAGTGCTATGGATTTTACTAGATACTTATTAGAAGATTATAATGTTGCTGTAGTACCAGGTGAAGCGTTTGGAGCACAAGAATTTTTTAGAATATCTTATGCCGCTTCTAATAAAAATTTATCTGAAGCGTGTAATCGTATTTTAGATGCATGTAATAAGTTGTTATAG